The following proteins are encoded in a genomic region of Spirosoma sp. SC4-14:
- a CDS encoding outer membrane beta-barrel protein — protein MHKPLFAFFLLVSTVVSAQNLSSFKVNLAAGYATPTERGNKDGSSPGFLYSIEPQYGFMNHFELGVRFEQAFIQRPEVLGNAIYFESQAKSTMSGVLTLNYVVGKSKAFRPYVGGGAGFYRIAQSEQQVIGASGTALYYPLPVTNKWGALVRAGVKVFRFNVEAAFNILEDTAVTNEITNAKLIAKNEYFSVKAGYTFGGN, from the coding sequence ATGCATAAGCCGCTATTTGCTTTTTTTTTACTTGTGTCGACGGTCGTATCCGCTCAAAACCTTTCATCATTTAAAGTCAATCTGGCAGCAGGCTACGCAACACCAACCGAGCGGGGCAACAAAGATGGGAGCAGCCCCGGTTTTCTGTACAGCATTGAACCTCAATATGGATTTATGAACCATTTTGAGCTTGGCGTACGGTTTGAGCAGGCTTTCATTCAACGGCCCGAAGTGTTGGGCAATGCCATTTATTTTGAGTCGCAGGCTAAATCCACTATGTCGGGGGTGTTGACGCTCAACTATGTAGTGGGTAAGAGCAAGGCGTTTCGACCCTATGTTGGTGGCGGTGCCGGTTTTTACCGAATTGCCCAGAGCGAGCAACAGGTGATTGGAGCCAGCGGTACAGCGCTCTATTATCCTCTGCCAGTCACCAACAAATGGGGGGCTTTGGTACGAGCCGGTGTTAAAGTGTTCCGGTTTAATGTGGAGGCTGCTTTTAATATCCTCGAAGACACTGCCGTTACCAACGAAATTACCAACGCAAAACTGATCGCCAAAAACGAATATTTTAGCGTGAAAGCGGGCTATACCTTTGGGGGGAATTAA